The Triticum aestivum cultivar Chinese Spring chromosome 4B, IWGSC CS RefSeq v2.1, whole genome shotgun sequence sequence CTAGTGTACTAATTACTAACTCTTGTCTGCAAGATACAGATGTGGCAGCACCAAGAAGCAAGTCAACTTGCGATTTCAGCAGTAAACGCATGGACATCTGCGCCATGGAAGGTGATGTCCGTATACATGGCAAAACCGCCACAGTGTACGTAGTCTCAGCGTCGCATGACAGCTACCGGCCTGAGAACGGGGTGATGATGATCCACCCGTACCCGCGGAAGTCGGAGACAGAGACGATGCAGACTATCAAGGAGGTGACAATCCGCTGGAACGACCCTCCAGGACCGGATGCGCCACCGTGCACGGTGACACATGACGTCCCTGCGTTGGTTTTCTCCACCGGCGGCTACCTCAGCAACTTCTTCCACGCCATGACCGACGGCATCATCCCTCTCTTCAACACTGTGTGGGAGTACAACGGCCGCGTCCAGCTCGTGGTCACCGACTACAACCACGAGTGGGTTGACAAGTTCCGAGACATCCTCGCCGCGCTCTCCAACTACCCGGTCATCAACTTCGATGCCGACAACGAGGTACGTTGCTTCCCGTCGGTGCACGTCGGCACCGAGAGCCATAAGGAGCTAGGGATCATCCCTGCCCTCTCCCGCAAGGGCTACACTATGACGGACTTCCGGGACTTTCTCCGGTCAGTCTACTCGCTGAAGCGTGAGTGGTCGACCCCCGTAAACCGGGCCTCCGGCGACAGGCCTCGTCTCGCCATGATACTGCGGCGCAACTCAAGGACGTTCGCAAACGAGGCGGAGGTCATCGGAGCAGCCACGGAGGTCGGATTCGAGGTGGTGCCGGCAGGGCCGGAGGCCATGAGCGACATGGCCCGGTCCGCGGAGGTGATGAACTCGTGCGACGTGATGGTGGGCGTGCATGGCGCTGGGCTCGCCAACCAAGTGTTCCTCCCTCGCAACGCTACGGTGCTGCAGGTCGTCCCGTGGGGCGACCTGAGCTGGGCGTCCTTCAGTGCCTTCGGCGCGCCGACGGCTGACATGGGTCTCCGGTACGTCGAGTACGAGGCGACCGCCGAGGAGACGACGCTCAAGTACGTGTACCCGAGGGACCACGCCGTCTTCACCGACATCCCCTCCATAAACAGGCAGGGGTACAGTATGACGTGGGGGATCTTCCTCAACGGCCAGAACGTCACCCTCGACATCGACCGCTTCAGAGGGGTGCTGCAGCAAATCTACCAGAGTACTATAATGGCCGATCCAGTCGTCGAAGCACTACCTCCTCCCGACCAGATGCCCAGCGAGGTCGTCGATGCGAACAGAGGTAACTAAATTACCTTCTCTCTGCCGAACATGGAGGTTCAGTTAGCTTGTTCGAAAGCCAATGTCTGACTAATTTGAATATTGTAATCTGTTGCAGATCTCAAGGACGAGGAAAAGGGGTTGCAAGGCATGAACGGGGGAGCAGATGGTTCTGTGATAAAACCAGGTACGTTCTACAAAGTATGCTGCATATTCAAGCGCTGGGTATTTGCATTCATATTTGGTTTGGGCACTCTGGCTAGCAAGGAGAAAACATATAACTGTTGACGATAATAGAGTTTGGTAGTAAACAAACTAATAATACTAACAAACTTTTCTTCTTAAATCAGACTAACAGACTTTGCACTTGGTTGTACAGTCGTACCAACTACCGACATATAAAGTATTTAACAGAGAGAATTTCACTTTACAAACTATTCAGACAGTTAACACTCAACTCTAAAATCAGCTAGGATTCAACCTGGATCTCTGAAAACCGGCTAGAATTCAACCCTCCCCTCCCCTGACCCTTGTTTTGGCTAGTATAGGCCGGGTTTGACACTGTTGACGACACGTCAAGGCATAGACTAAAATAGGGCAGAAAATATATTTTCACAGTATTTCAAATATGTTTGGCCAAAACGTCTAAAACTTCCCCAGAAGGTTCAGTGATTATTCTTGTTTATACCAAGATATTTCAAAAAATCTAGTTAATTTTATTTTTTGGACCAATATGAGAAAAAATGGGCTGAAATTGTAATTTCACGATATTGGTAAACTCGCTAAGAAAAAACATTCGAAACTTTCCAGTAATCAttaatatattattattttttccgAATTTTGATAGTcaattttgaaagaaaaaaattgaatCAGTTTAAGAGTTTTGGATTGAATCGTAGACAAACCTAAAGAGAAGTTTCTAACTAGTACTCACTCTGTAAACAAATAACTATTGTGTGCATGATGCAGATGTGCCAGCACCAAGAAGCAAGTCAAGTTGCGACTTCCGCAATGAACGCATGGACATCTGCGCCATGAAAGGCGACATCCGTATGCACGGCAAAGCCGCCACCGTGTACGTGGTCTCAGCGTCCGACGACAGCTATCGGCCAGAGAACGGGGCGCTGATGATCCACCCGTACACACGCAAGTGGGAGCCACAAACCATGCAAACTGTTCGGGAGGTGATCATCCGCTGGAGCGACCCACCGGGACCAGAACCGCCACGGTGCACGGTGACACATGACGTCCCCGCGGTGGTCTTCTCCTCCGGCGGCTACCTCGCCAACTTCTTCCATGCCATGACCGATGGCATCATCCCTTTGTTCAACACTGCGCGAGAGTACAATGGCCGCGTCCATCTCGTGGCCACCGACTACGACCCCAAGTGGATTGGTAAGTTTCGGAATATCCTCGGCGCGCTCTCCAACTACCCGGTCATCAACTTTGACGCCGACGATGAGGTGCGTTGCTTCCCGTCGGTGCACGTCGGCACCGAGAGCCATAAGGAGCTAGGGATCATCCCTGCTCTATCCCGCAAAGGCTACACAATGACGGACTTCCGAGAGTTTCTCCGGTCGGCCTACTCGCTAAAGCGTGAGTGGTCGACCCCCGTAAACCGGGCCGCAGGCGACAGGCCTCGTCTCGTCATGGTGTTGCGGCGCAGGTCGAGGGAGTTCGCGAACGAGGCGGAGGCCATAGCAGCTGCTACGGAAGTTGGCTTCGAGGTGGTCCCTGCGGGGCCGGAGGTCGTGAGCGACATGGCCCAGTTCGCGGAGGTGGTGAACTCGTGCGACGTGATAATGGCCGTGCACGGCGCAGGGCTCACCAACCTGGTGTTCCTCCCGCGCAACGGCACGGTGCTGCAGGTCGTCCCGTGGGGCGACATGAGGTGGGCGTCCTTCAGTGCCTTCGGCGCGCCGACGGCCGACATGGGGCTCCGGTACGTCGAGTACGAGGCGACCGCCGAGGAGACGACGCTCAAGTACGTATACCCAAGGGACCACGCCGTCTTCACCGACCCCCGCTCCATACAAAAGCAGGGATTCGGTGTGGCTTGGGGGACCTTCTTCAACGGCCAGAACGTCACCCTCGACATCAACCGCTTCAGAGGGGTCTTGCAGCAAATCTACCATGATAGTGTGTTGCCCGATCCTTCGCTTGATTCAGCTCCGGCCGTGGAAGCACCACCTTCTCCCGGATCAAGCGACGTCGTCGATGCGAACAGAGGTAATTAACTGCCGTTTCTCTGCAGAACGGAGGTTCAATTAGGTTGTTCAAATGTCAAGTCTGGCTAAATTGAATACTGTATTCTGTTGCAGATCTCGGGAATGAAAAGGGGCTCCAAGCCATGAACGGGGGAGGAGATGGTTCTTCGATAAAATCAGGTACGTACAAAGTATAGTTCATATTCAAGAACTGTGTATTTGCATTCATAATTTTGTTGAGGCAACGAATTTCGCGATATATATACTAGTAGAATTTGGTAGCAAACGAACTAATACTAACAGACATTGCGTTGGTTGTACATACAATGCCAACATATAGAGTATATAAAAACCATCAGGGGAGCTTGGAATTTTTGTTAGCGAAAATACATTTTGTACAtcttaaaaaaattggaaaaaaatacaCATATAGTATGAAATTTATGAACATatatgttcatatgtgatgtacacaaaaaagacaaatatatAGATCACCTGCAAAAAAAAGACAAATATGTAGATGAAAATTGGTTAAATCTTTGTTATATTTTGTGCCATAATTTTGTCTTCTTTTTGTAGCCTTCCAATAGTCATATATTATTTAATAAAATTTTACACAAACTTAGAGAACATGTGTATGTAGTTgtagaaaaaaaatatttttgtaaaGTTTAAATATATTTTGCTTTTTCTTTTGAAAAACGGACACCCTAGAGCCAGTCCTATAAAACGCCATTCTTGTGTAATAAGGAGCTGCCAATGATGAAATAATCCAACTGCAATTGAAATTTTCCCAAGACTGACAAAAGAAAACCTAAAGCGAAGTTTCTGACTAGAACTAATTAAGACTATTGTTCCTCAAAGAAAAAACTataattattgtgtgcatgatacaGATGTGGCAGCACCAAGAAGCAAGTCAAATTGCGACTTCCGCAGTGAACGGATGGACACTTGCGCCATGGAAGGCGACGTCCGTATGCACGGCAAAGGCGCCAGTGTGTATGTGGTCTCAGCGTCCGATGACAGTTACCGACCTGAGAGCGGGACGGTGACGATCCACCCGTACACGCGCAAGTGGGAGCCACAGACTATGCAAACTGTTAGGGAGGTAACCATCCGATGGAGCGCCCCACCGGGGCCGGATCCGCCAGGGTGCACGGTGACGCACGACGTCCCCGCGGTGATTTTCTCCTCCGGCGGTTACCTCGCCAACTTCTTCCACGCCATGACCGACGGCATCATCCCTCTTTTCAACACTGCGCGGGAGTACGAAGGCCGTGTCCAGCTCGTGGCCACCGACTACGACTCGAAATGGCTTGGCAAGTTCAAGGATATCCTCGCTGCACTCTCCATCTACCCCGTCATCGACTTCGATGCCGACGACGAGGTCCGTTGCTTCCCGTCAGTGCGCATCGGCACCGAGAGCCATAAAGAACTAGGGATCATTCCAGCTCTGTCCCGCAAGGGCTACACAATGACTGACTTCCGGGACTTTCTCCGGTCAGCCTACTCATTGAAGCGTGAGTGGGCGACCCAAGTAAACATAACCTCCGGCGACAGGCCTCGTCTCGTCGTGGTGTCGCGGCGCAGGTCGAGGGAGATCGCCAACGAGGCGGAGGCCATCGCAACGGCCACGGAGGTCGGTTTTGAGGTGGTGTCTGCGGGTCCGGAGGTCGTGAGCGACATGGCCCGGTTCGCGGAGGTGGTGAACTCATGCGACGTGATATTGGGTGTGCACGGCGCAGGGCTCACCAACCTGGTGTTCCTCCCGCGCAACGGCACGGTGATGCAGATCGTCCCGTGGGGTGACATGAGGTGGGCGTCCTTTAGTGCCTTCGGAGCGCCGACGGCTGACATGGGGCTCCGGTACGTCGAGTACGAGGCCACCGCCGAGGAAACGACGCTCAAGTACATATACCCAAGGAACCACACCGTTTTCACCGACCCCCGCTCCATACAAAGGCAGGGGTTCGGTGTGGCTTGGGAGACTTTCTTCAACGGCCAGAACGTCACCCTCGACATTGACCGCTTCAGAGGGGTGATGCAGCAAATCTACCAGTCTGCTACCATTACATAGCTGGATTACGGCCGATGTTAAGCGCATCAATGTGATTTTTTGCCTTTTGCTGCTTCGTTTCTGGAGTACTCTTCAAGTGAAGCTTATCGATAGtcatatcaatcatgtgtaaattAATTAGCTGAGGGTAAAGCACAAGCTTCATTATGAATGCACGTTTTGGGCCAATTTGCTCATTATACAACACCAGCTATCTCGTCAAAGTCCCTTTCTAGCAACGCCGAGGCCGCCGCCTACTAAATCAGGTCAGCTTCATATTTACCTCGGTACAGCAGGTCTCTATGCCTGAGCAGCCCCGGATTTCTCATTTATTCGCTCTATTTGCTCTGTTCCTCTAGATTTTACTGCTTTTACTGAAACTGACCAAGAATTAATCTAGTAGCACAACAGATGGATCAAAGCAAAGGGTTCAATGATCCTCTTATCTGTAAAACAAATATCATTTCTACTCCTCCAAATAGTTCAGAACACAGCAACAATTCCGACAGAGACCAAAGATTTATAATTTTTTGGAAAACTCCAGAGCCAAATCCCAAAACATTTTTTAGGTTAACAGGCACCGTTTCTCAGATTAAAAGCACATTGCAGCAAGCTCCAGATGATCCTAGCCAcaaaacaaattttaaaaaaaaaaagTGACTCGCGACAGCCGTCAGCCCACAAGGCGACAGCAACGGGAGCCGCGCACTCGTATCCGCCTCGCACGCGGCAACGCTCGCGTCGTGAGGGAGGAAATTCGAAATGTGAAACTATTTCATTTTGTAAAATAACAAGATGCTGCCCATGAATTTGCGCGGGCCACCATCCTAGTTTTGAAAAAAGATGCTTCCTTAAATGTTAACTTGGTTCAGAAAGAAGATTCAGTAGAGTTTACTGTTCGAGATGGAGTACCGTACTGGTTGATGCAGAAAGATCTTGTGTGTGCAGTGGTGTGCATCTTATCCAAATGCAGTGAGACATAGAACATCTGAACCTGACACATAGCATCAGTATAGACTATAGACCAAAAGTGTACCTCGATTTCAGACTTTCGGTGTATATATCATAATCTAGAAGCAAGCCTTAGCAGGGACTCGCTGCAAACCTAGACATTTACGAGTACTTATGAGCACAAAGTGAACACATTCTCTGCTACCGGAGTCATTTGCTTAGAGTGCTGTATTTTAATTCAGATAGTCCCAGTACTGATATAAACGCAACATACATAAATCGAAATCCCGTCGGGATCCGACCATCCGAAGCGTGAGATGTgaagagggggaggaggcgcgAACCGAACCGAACCTGCGGGAAGAGGTGGGATGAGATAGCCACGACGTCCTTGACAATCGACGCCCTGCGCGAGGAGGAGCTCAAGCGCGTCGACCTTGTCGGCATCGAAGCGGCAGACGAGGAGCGCCGGGATGGTACCGTCGTCGCGGAGGTGCTCATCCGTTCCCATCTGCCCCAACCACTCACAAGGCCCTCGGCCGTCGCCTCCGGCCGCGACGGCGAGGCTGGGAGGCGCGGATCTCGGCGGCCGCCCTGACCGTTGGAGAAAAGAAACGAAACAAACGGCGCGAAGACGTACTCTTCGCTCTCCGCTTTCTGGTCTGCGCCATGTTCAATACAACCTGGGCTGGATTTTGAGAGGGCCTGGGCCGGGATCGGGCCCATGACCTCCGCGACTGTCTGTAGGAGATAAGGCTCGGGACGCCACTGTACGTACACTGTCCATCCGGGAGCTTCCCCTAAAAAAACGTACACTGTCCATCCCTTCTTCTTTCCACTTCACCATAGATTTGCATCTTCTCTCCCCCGAATCACTTGCCGGGCAGCAGCTCCCTCATCCGTCATGACCTTCCACAGAAATGGAGCGGCTTTCTCCACCCCCTGTCTAGTCTCGTTGCGCCAGCTTCGGCGTTAGTGAGCAGGGGAGGCGGCCACCATGAGAGGAGGAAGAGCATAGGGGTTGCGCGTTGGAACGGCTCCGTCACTTCCCTCCCTGAAGACTCATGCAGCAGAAGGGCTGGAGGGAATGCGCGTCGGAGCAGGAGATGACGCAACCGATTCATGTCTATTATGGGTAAGACTGATGCTTCTTCGTCttttttagtcccacatcgctgaTCCACAATGTTTTGCACCGATTTAAGAGCGTTTCCCTCAGTAGGGCTACCAGCAAGTAGCAAAATAGAGTAGAGATAGAGTACACGGTCTAAGGCTGCAGGGGCGCGGGTAGAGGGTGGAGGGGGTGGGAGGGGTACAAGGAAAGCTATGCTTTTTAGGAAAAATGTCAAAAAGAAGGGGGAAGAAGTGGCGACTCTTGATAGGAAGAGAGAAAATGAGTCGTGATAACTCACAACTTGGCCCTgtgagagcatctacaaccacgGCCTGTAAATTTAAGCCCTCAAACGTCAGCGGACGCGCCCGCGGACAATGACCGGGTGGGCCTCAAATTTTACCATTTGCAAACACAAACCCTATTTTCAAAACAGCTAATACGTGCAAACATATGCATGTCGATCATTTTGGATGTTGCGAACGCTGGGCCggcgggtgaaggaaatatgccctagaggcaataataaagttgttatttatatttccttatatcatgataaatgtttattattcattctagaattgtattaaccggaaacatagtacatgtgtgaatacatagacaaaacaaatggtccctagtatgcctctacttgactagctcgttaatcaaagatggttatgtttcctaaccatagacatgtgttgtcatttgatgaacgggatcacatcattagagaatgatgtgatggacatgacccatccgttagcttagcataatgatcgataagtttattgctcttcatgacttatacatgttcctctgactatgagattatgcaactcccgaataccggaggaacaccttgtgtgctatcaaacgtcacaacataactgggtgattataaagatgatctacaggtgtctacgaaggtgtttgttgagttggcatagatcgagattaggatttgtcactccgtgtatcagagaggtatctctgggccctctcggtaatgctcatcactataagccttgcaagaaatgtgactaataagttagttgcgggatgaagcgttacagaacgagtaaagagacttgccggtaacgagactggactaggtatgaagataccgacgatcgaatctcgggaaagtaacataccgatgacaaagggaacaacgtatgttgttatgcagtttgaccgataaagatcttcgtagaatatgtaggagccaatatgagcatccaggttccgctattggttattgatcagagatgtgtctcggtcatgtctatatagttctcgaacccgtagtgtccgcacgcttaacgttagatggtgatatgtattatgagttatgtgtttttgatgaccgaagtttgttcggagtcccatatgagatcacgaacgtgacgaggagtctcaaaatagtcgagacaCATCTCAAAATAGACGAGGAATGGTTCTggagaagttcgggtattttccggagtaccaggaggctaccggaaccccccagggagttgttgggccttagtgggctttagtgggaagaggaggcagcaaccaggaggtggcgtgcgcaccccccaagcccagtccgaattggacaaggggttgggggcgcggcccccctctcccttcctttccccctctcccgtGAGGTGGAATACTACTAGGActtagagtcctagtaggactcccatctcccggcgcaccctacaggggctggccggcctccccagggcaggggggcaccctagaacacacaagtttctcttaaccgtgtgcggttccctcctccacagttacacacctctatcatatcatcgtagtgcttaggtaaaccctgcgccggtaacatcatcatcaccgccgccatgccgtcgtgctaacagaactcaccctcgtcctcaactggatcaagagaacgagggacgccatcgagctgaacgtgtgttgaatgcggaggtgtcgtatgtttggtacttatatcgtgaagacgttcgactacatcaaccgcgttactaaacgcttccgctttcggtctacgagggtacatggacacactctcccctctcgttgctatgcatcacatagatagatcttgcgtgatcgtaggatttttttttaaatactacgttccccaacagtggcatccgagctaggtctatgcgtagatgttatatgcatgagtagaacacaaagagttgtgggcgataatagtcatactgcttaccaccaacgtcttactttgattcggcgatattgttggatgaagcggcccggaccgacattacatgaccgcgttcatgagactagttttactgacgtgctttgcacatatgtggctggcgggtgtctgtttctccaactttagttgaatcgaatttgactatggccggtccttgttgaaggttaaaataacacacttgatgaaaaatcgttgtggttttgatgcgtaggtaagaacggttcttgctagaagcccgtagcaaccacgcaaaatttgcaacaacaaagtaggggacgtctaacttgtttttgcagggcttgttgtgatgtgatatggtcaagacatgatgtgatataaattgttgtatgagattaccatgttttgtaacagagttatcggcaactagcaggagccatatggttgtccctttattgtatgcaatgcaatcgccatgtaattgttttactttatcactaagcggtagcaatagtcatagaagcaatagttggcaagacaacaatgatgctacgatggagatcaaggtgtcgcaccggtgacgatggagatcatgatgatgcttcggtgatggagatcatgagcacaggacgatgatggccatatcatgtcacatattttgattgcatgtgatgtttatcttttatgcatcttattttgcttagtacgacggtagcattataagatgatcccttactaaatttcaaggtacaagtgttctcccagagtatgcaccgttgctacagttcgttgtgccgagacaccacgtaatgatcgggtgtgataagctctatgttcacatacaacgggtgcaagccagttttgcacgtgcagaatattcgggttaaacttgacgagcctagcatatgcagatatggcctcggaacactgagatcgaaaagtcgaatgtgaatcatataatagatatgatcaacatagtgatgttcaccattgaaaactactccatctcacgtgatgataggacatggtttagttgatgtggatcacgtgatcatttagatgactagagggatgtctatctaagtgggagttctcaagtaatatgattagttgaactttaatttatcatgaacttagtcctgatagtttttgcatgtctatgttgttgtagatcaatggcccgtgctaccgttcctttgaattttaatgcgttcctagagaaagctaagttgaaagatgatggtagcaattacatggactgggtccataacttgaggattatcctcattgctgcacagaagaattatgtcgtggaagcaccgctaggtgcaaggcctgctgcagatgcaactgcggACGTTAGGAActcctggcagagcaaagctgatgactactcgatagttcaatgtgccatgctctacggcttagaatcaggacttcaaagacgttttgaacgtcatggagcatatgtgatgttccaaaagttgaagttaatatttcaagcaaatgcccaagttgagagatatgaagtctccaacaagttctatagctgcaaaatggaggagaatagttctgtcagtgaacacatactcagaatgtctggctaccataaccacttgactcagttgggagttaatcttcctgatgatagtgtcattgatagagttcttcaatcactgccaccaagctataaaggcttcgtgatgaactataatatgcaagggatgacgaaaatgattcccgagctcttcgcaatgctaaaggctgtggaggtagaaataaagaaggagcatcaagtgtcgatagttaacaagaccactagtttcaagaaaaagggcaaagggaagaaggggaacttcaagaagaatagcaagcaagttgctactcctgggaagaagcctaagtctggacctaagacttaaattgagtgcttctactgcaaagggactggtcactggaagcggaactgccccaagtatttggcggataagaaggatggcaaagtgaaaggtatatttgatatacatgttattgatgtgtaccttactaatgctcgtagtagcgcctgggtatttgatactggttttgtttctcatatttgcaactcaaaataggggctacggatcaagcaaatattggctaaggacaaggtgacgatgcgtgtcggaattggttccaaggtcgatgtgatcgccgtcggcacactacctttacatctaccttcgggattagttttagacttgaataattgttattttgtgccagcgttaagcatgaacattatatctggatcttgtttgatgcgagacggttattcatttaaatcagagaataatggttgttctatttatatgagtaatatcttttatggtcatgcacccttgctaagtggtctatttttgttgaatctcgatcgtggtgatacacatgttcataatattgaagccaaaagatgcaaagttgataatgatagtgcaacttatttgtggcactgccgtttaggtcatattggtgtaaagcgcatgaagaaactgcatgctgatggacttttagaatcacttgattatgaatcacttggtgcttgcaaaccatgcctcatgggcaagatgactaaaactccattctccgaaacaatggaacgagctactaacttattgaaaataatacataccgatgtatgcggtccaatgagtattgaggcttgatgtcgcttgaagctacgtcggtatttccccaaataggaagggatgatgcagcacagcggtggtaggtatttccctcatatatgaaactaagtttatcgaaccagtaggagaatcaagcaacacaacgtaaacagcccatgcacacaaataacaacacctcacaacccgacgtgttaaaggggttgtcaatccctttcggggtacgacgcctcaagataggcaaaggacgtgaggtaagtttgtagatgggataaatagattgcggaacaaataaattgcagcaaggtatttttgtatttttttggtttaatagatctgaaaataaacgcaaggaaaaagtagatcgcaaagcaaatatatgagaaagaagacccggggggcgtaggtttcactagtggcttctctcgagaaagatagcaaacgatgggtaaacaaattactgttgggcaattgatagaacttcaaataattatgacgatgaagaatcactccaaagttcctatctagcggagaacataagatggaattgtttgtagggtacgaaaccacctcaaagctattctttatgttcgatctattcaagagttcatactaaaataacacaaagctatttttccgtttgatctatcctagagttcgtactagaataacaccaaagcaaattcatattcataatactcaatccacacaaagaactataaagagtgccccaagatttctaccggagaaacaaagacaagaacgtgcatcaacccctatgcatagattaccccaatcgggaatccgcaagttgagtgccaaaacatatatcaagtgaatcaatacgacaccccattgtcaccacgagtatttaattgcaagacatatatcaagtgttctccaaaccataaaagtattcaatccgataacaacgaaaactcaaagggaaaactcaattcattacataAACTCGAagctcatcggatcccaacaaacacaccgcaaaagagttacatcatatggatctccaaagaccattgtattgataatcaagagagagagaaagccatctagctactaactacggacctgaagttctataaggaacta is a genomic window containing:
- the LOC123093586 gene encoding uncharacterized protein, with product MKKARRNESGKKNASRAGARAIVWLLLPILVFVLLNADYMPQVPRLTGTSVTEAAEYFRQSTHKVPSSGIEDTIWQQQERLLHDVAKFRAEHDSVVEAPPSRESSHEMASKVVGANRGTESAIWQQQKQLLREVAELRAAHKELLLEVAKLRAAHDLVVRSLPSPASSDKTPGEAVDAQPSPPSSGETTSEAVDAQPSPPSSDATPGEAVEPPPSPTSNDETLGKANDAPPSPASNDEMSRGAVDAQPSPPLSDQTPGEAGDATPGDVVDDAKRDVAAPRSKSTCDFSSKRMDICAMEGDVRIHGKTATVYVVSASHDSYRPENGVMMIHPYPRKSETETMQTIKEVTIRWNDPPGPDAPPCTVTHDVPALVFSTGGYLSNFFHAMTDGIIPLFNTVWEYNGRVQLVVTDYNHEWVDKFRDILAALSNYPVINFDADNEVRCFPSVHVGTESHKELGIIPALSRKGYTMTDFRDFLRSVYSLKREWSTPVNRASGDRPRLAMILRRNSRTFANEAEVIGAATEVGFEVVPAGPEAMSDMARSAEVMNSCDVMVGVHGAGLANQVFLPRNATVLQVVPWGDLSWASFSAFGAPTADMGLRYVEYEATAEETTLKYVYPRDHAVFTDIPSINRQGYSMTWGIFLNGQNVTLDIDRFRGVLQQIYQSTIMADPVVEALPPPDQMPSEVVDANRDLKDEEKGLQGMNGGADGSVIKPDVPAPRSKSSCDFRNERMDICAMKGDIRMHGKAATVYVVSASDDSYRPENGALMIHPYTRKWEPQTMQTVREVIIRWSDPPGPEPPRCTVTHDVPAVVFSSGGYLANFFHAMTDGIIPLFNTAREYNGRVHLVATDYDPKWIGKFRNILGALSNYPVINFDADDEVRCFPSVHVGTESHKELGIIPALSRKGYTMTDFREFLRSAYSLKREWSTPVNRAAGDRPRLVMVLRRRSREFANEAEAIAAATEVGFEVVPAGPEVVSDMAQFAEVVNSCDVIMAVHGAGLTNLVFLPRNGTVLQVVPWGDMRWASFSAFGAPTADMGLRYVEYEATAEETTLKYVYPRDHAVFTDPRSIQKQGFGVAWGTFFNGQNVTLDINRFRGVLQQIYHDSVLPDPSLDSAPAVEAPPSPGSSDVVDANRDLGNEKGLQAMNGGGDGSSIKSDVAAPRSKSNCDFRSERMDTCAMEGDVRMHGKGASVYVVSASDDSYRPESGTVTIHPYTRKWEPQTMQTVREVTIRWSAPPGPDPPGCTVTHDVPAVIFSSGGYLANFFHAMTDGIIPLFNTAREYEGRVQLVATDYDSKWLGKFKDILAALSIYPVIDFDADDEVRCFPSVRIGTESHKELGIIPALSRKGYTMTDFRDFLRSAYSLKREWATQVNITSGDRPRLVVVSRRRSREIANEAEAIATATEVGFEVVSAGPEVVSDMARFAEVVNSCDVILGVHGAGLTNLVFLPRNGTVMQIVPWGDMRWASFSAFGAPTADMGLRYVEYEATAEETTLKYIYPRNHTVFTDPRSIQRQGFGVAWETFFNGQNVTLDIDRFRGVMQQIYQSATIT